From a region of the Coprococcus comes ATCC 27758 genome:
- a CDS encoding class C sortase, giving the protein MKRKTNKLIIGIIFLAGLSLLLYPFVANQWNNYRQKQLISSYEQTVSEKDAAHEIDYDAELQKAEAYNEALLPSILPDSFAVAAASDKEDQSYMDALNIAGDEMMGIVEIPKIDIKLPIYHTTDEDVLKQAAGHLEGSSLPIGGKSTHAVISAHRGLPSASLFTDLDQLEEGDHFLIHVLNETLCYEVDKISVVKPEETSSLAVEEGKDLVTLLTCTPYGVNTERLLVRGHRVPYVEQEVADEKTPLSGISLHTNYLLWVIIGLVITTIFILVLYLKEKKLQKEKNETS; this is encoded by the coding sequence ATGAAACGCAAAACAAACAAACTGATTATTGGCATCATATTTTTAGCCGGGTTGTCCTTACTGCTGTATCCATTCGTTGCAAACCAGTGGAATAACTACAGGCAGAAGCAATTGATCAGCAGTTATGAACAGACTGTATCGGAAAAGGATGCAGCACATGAGATTGATTATGATGCAGAACTGCAGAAAGCAGAAGCTTACAATGAAGCCTTACTTCCAAGTATCCTTCCTGATTCATTTGCAGTAGCCGCAGCCAGTGACAAAGAAGACCAGTCCTACATGGATGCTCTGAATATTGCCGGTGACGAGATGATGGGAATCGTGGAGATCCCGAAGATTGACATCAAGCTTCCGATCTACCACACTACCGATGAAGATGTTCTTAAACAGGCAGCCGGACATCTGGAAGGAAGCTCTCTTCCAATCGGCGGTAAAAGTACACACGCCGTTATCTCCGCACACCGTGGACTTCCGAGTGCGTCTCTTTTTACCGATCTGGATCAGTTGGAAGAAGGCGATCATTTTCTGATCCATGTATTAAACGAAACATTATGTTATGAAGTCGACAAGATTTCCGTAGTAAAACCGGAAGAAACTTCCTCTCTTGCAGTAGAAGAAGGAAAAGATCTTGTAACACTTCTTACCTGTACTCCATACGGAGTCAATACCGAGCGGCTTCTGGTCCGTGGTCACAGAGTACCTTATGTGGAACAGGAAGTTGCCGATGAGAAGACACCGCTCAGCGGAATCAGTCTTCATACAAATTATCTTTTATGGGTAATTATTGGTCTTGTAATTACCACAATCTTCATCCTTGTGTTATACTTAAAGGAGAAGAAGCTTCAAAAGGAGAAAAATGAGACCTCTTAA
- a CDS encoding class C sortase, with translation MKRKISTFLFGLLFLIGFGILIYPMVSNQWNTYRQNQLISSYDNTIQDMEPEDFTSEWEKAKAFNDTIQQNNLYGDVFGEDENDIKDTEYWKILNVADDGVMGYLSIPKINIKLAIYHGTGDKDLQTGVGHLNGTKLPIGGESTHSVLAAHRGLPSAKLFTDIDQLEVGDKFYIHVLDEVLAYKVDQILPMVDKDDHETLEKALQIEEGKDQVTLFTCTPYGVNSHRLLVRGTRVPYNGEEDATESVTDSMVKAIQNYYMLYLILGLSITILVIILLRFLSKRKAHKE, from the coding sequence ATGAAAAGAAAAATCTCAACCTTCCTTTTCGGTCTGTTATTCTTGATAGGATTTGGGATTCTGATCTATCCGATGGTATCCAACCAGTGGAACACCTACAGACAGAATCAGCTGATCAGCAGCTATGACAATACAATACAGGACATGGAACCGGAGGACTTCACCTCTGAGTGGGAAAAGGCAAAAGCTTTCAATGATACCATTCAGCAGAACAACCTCTACGGAGATGTATTCGGTGAAGATGAAAATGACATCAAAGACACCGAATACTGGAAGATCCTGAACGTTGCAGATGACGGAGTAATGGGATATCTTTCCATTCCGAAGATCAACATCAAGCTTGCCATTTACCATGGTACCGGTGACAAGGATCTGCAGACCGGTGTCGGACATCTGAACGGCACAAAGCTTCCGATCGGAGGGGAGAGTACCCACAGTGTTCTCGCAGCTCACCGTGGACTTCCAAGCGCAAAGCTTTTTACCGATATCGATCAGCTCGAAGTTGGCGATAAATTTTACATCCATGTACTGGATGAAGTCCTTGCCTACAAGGTAGACCAGATTCTTCCGATGGTAGACAAAGACGATCATGAAACACTGGAGAAAGCACTCCAGATTGAAGAAGGAAAAGACCAGGTAACTTTATTTACCTGTACACCATATGGAGTCAACTCCCATCGTCTTCTCGTAAGAGGAACCAGAGTTCCATATAACGGCGAAGAGGATGCTACCGAATCAGTTACAGATTCTATGGTAAAAGCCATTCAGAATTATTATATGCTTTATTTAATTTTAGGACTTTCAATCACGATTCTTGTGATCATTCTCTTGCGATTCCTTTCCAAGAGAAAAGCTCACAAAGAATAA
- a CDS encoding SpaH/EbpB family LPXTG-anchored major pilin — MKKMKKLFAVLLTLAMVLGMSMTSFAADETTNATVKISGADGATLTYVQIVEPDRGSEDGWKIVPGFEKAFTDAGLTIKDLLQNTPDTNAAQGKITSNTKLSALLESLRLNATTTITGNQFTATKGGVYLIIADKEGWTYAPMLAYVPVDSTTDVNVTAKGEENQVRKAISADGQSVAAGDIVKYTVNANYPFYSSNYEDVLFKVTDTLTNANFLIDATHPVTVTINGAPAARTDYTVSDSNETDTLTVNFNYDYNKAGATVEITYYAKVSESVSSESPLKNKVTSETASTHDGTPTKTEYIVISTPVKATIKKVDLTDSTITLEGAVFALHRVVNGTDMVVATATTDDNGIATFNGLDAQDTTYYIVETQAPSGYKIDGIEHHLSGATANEPTTNTVKDSATKITTITTTYSFTDFGESGITTITNTKLSALPSTGGIGTTIFTIAGCVIMIAAAGLFFASRKKSDNK; from the coding sequence ATGAAAAAGATGAAAAAATTATTTGCAGTGTTATTAACACTGGCAATGGTACTCGGAATGAGTATGACTTCATTTGCAGCTGACGAAACAACAAATGCTACTGTAAAAATTTCCGGCGCTGACGGTGCTACTCTGACGTATGTACAAATTGTTGAACCGGATAGAGGTTCTGAAGATGGTTGGAAAATAGTTCCTGGTTTTGAAAAAGCCTTTACTGACGCTGGATTAACTATTAAAGATTTACTCCAAAATACACCTGATACAAATGCTGCTCAGGGTAAAATCACTAGCAATACTAAGCTTAGTGCTCTTTTAGAAAGTCTTAGATTAAATGCTACCACTACTATTACTGGAAATCAGTTTACCGCTACTAAAGGTGGTGTATATTTAATCATCGCTGATAAAGAAGGTTGGACTTACGCACCAATGCTTGCTTATGTTCCTGTTGATTCTACAACAGATGTTAATGTAACTGCTAAAGGTGAAGAAAATCAGGTAAGAAAAGCAATTTCTGCTGATGGTCAGTCTGTTGCTGCTGGAGATATTGTAAAGTATACTGTAAATGCTAACTATCCATTTTATTCTTCAAATTATGAAGACGTATTATTTAAAGTAACTGATACTTTAACAAATGCTAACTTCTTAATCGATGCCACTCATCCTGTAACTGTAACTATTAATGGTGCTCCTGCTGCACGTACTGATTACACCGTTTCTGATTCGAATGAAACCGATACTTTAACAGTTAATTTTAACTACGATTACAACAAAGCTGGCGCAACTGTTGAAATTACTTATTACGCAAAAGTATCTGAATCTGTGTCTTCAGAGTCTCCTCTGAAAAATAAGGTTACTTCAGAAACTGCAAGTACTCATGATGGTACTCCTACCAAAACAGAATACATTGTTATTTCAACTCCTGTAAAAGCAACAATCAAGAAAGTTGACCTCACTGATTCTACAATTACACTTGAAGGTGCTGTATTTGCATTACATAGAGTTGTAAATGGCACCGATATGGTAGTTGCTACTGCAACCACAGATGATAACGGTATTGCTACATTTAATGGTCTTGATGCTCAGGACACTACTTACTATATTGTTGAAACACAGGCTCCTTCCGGATATAAAATTGATGGTATCGAACATCATTTATCTGGTGCTACAGCTAATGAACCAACAACTAATACAGTAAAAGATTCAGCAACAAAGATAACTACTATTACAACAACTTATAGTTTCACTGACTTTGGTGAAAGCGGTATAACAACTATTACCAACACAAAACTTTCCGCTCTTCCATCAACCGGTGGTATCGGTACAACAATCTTCACAATCGCTGGATGCGTTATCATGATCGCAGCAGCTGGTCTGTTCTTCGCAAGCCGCAAGAAATCAGACAACAAATAA
- a CDS encoding DUF5979 domain-containing protein translates to MMNKRLKQGSTFLLAVALTFPLLTLPGAKAASAINTGQKCSIEFDISGNSSELLSASIPVKLYKVASVDESGNYTGIGAFSKLDLSSVSADNLDAAAATWAERAAEAKKLLKDDTEPTTTTLTQGRGTATGLDTGLYLVDTPKVITPNYTYTFTPYLVSLPTNNYYSGNGASDDWIYDLTKEHNSAVGLKPEQHVRYGNLVINKELVDHNATFGNNATFVFQIDITTLDNKKETRIEELTFDAAGSHSVTIEKIPAGSHVTVTEVYSGASYELASAKSQETDIIANPEKETEVEFKPAEVSFINKHDGRTNGGYGVKNNFKLDENGQYQYTEPAEKN, encoded by the coding sequence ATGATGAATAAACGATTAAAACAGGGAAGTACTTTTCTCTTAGCTGTCGCTCTTACATTTCCACTGCTCACTCTTCCGGGTGCGAAAGCCGCAAGCGCGATCAATACCGGACAGAAGTGTTCTATCGAATTCGACATTAGTGGGAACAGCAGTGAACTTCTAAGCGCAAGCATTCCGGTAAAACTGTATAAAGTTGCTTCGGTTGATGAATCCGGCAACTATACCGGAATCGGTGCATTTTCAAAACTGGATCTTTCATCCGTAAGTGCTGATAACCTGGATGCGGCAGCTGCTACCTGGGCAGAACGTGCAGCAGAAGCGAAGAAATTGCTGAAGGATGACACAGAGCCAACTACAACCACACTGACACAGGGAAGAGGTACTGCAACAGGACTGGATACAGGACTTTACCTTGTAGATACACCAAAAGTAATTACACCAAATTACACTTATACTTTTACTCCTTACCTTGTATCACTTCCGACCAATAATTACTACAGTGGTAACGGTGCAAGTGATGACTGGATCTACGATCTGACCAAAGAACACAACAGTGCAGTTGGTCTGAAACCGGAACAGCACGTAAGATACGGTAATCTGGTGATCAACAAGGAACTGGTAGATCACAATGCTACCTTCGGTAACAATGCAACGTTCGTATTCCAGATCGATATCACAACACTGGATAATAAAAAAGAAACCAGAATCGAAGAGCTTACCTTCGATGCAGCAGGCAGCCATTCTGTAACGATTGAAAAAATTCCTGCTGGATCTCATGTCACGGTAACGGAGGTTTACAGCGGTGCAAGCTATGAACTCGCTTCTGCTAAAAGTCAGGAAACAGACATCATTGCTAATCCTGAAAAAGAAACCGAAGTAGAATTCAAACCGGCAGAGGTTTCATTTATCAACAAACACGATGGACGTACCAATGGCGGCTACGGTGTAAAAAATAATTTCAAACTGGACGAAAATGGTCAGTATCAGTACACCGAACCGGCAGAAAAGAACTAG
- a CDS encoding VWA domain-containing protein codes for MKSNTKKRLIAFMLCMVLVLSSATSAFADEPQNTDSQSQTEAVAEPAADEATGDEAAVNSSEQQQQEEQQPEQQQQEEQQPEQQQPETEAPTVEAPAEQPAAEEAQPIQQLTYEDDNVKITVDAVESGNIPEGATLSVTPVIKQEITDSMSDEEKAKAEELNDQYDHTEKKLNEKAENETYDIAGFLAYDITFVDADGNKMEPNGNVKISMDYKKTEIPEEAKKALEEKNDEQNLDVTVMHLEEDEQGEVKEVVDMVADETKEATVETTETKEVEKAAFVTNSFSTFTITWKKDSATYFKLTLHHVDEKGNELPTTLSSDATLNYNSDISFSDYVEIIDNYDYKYAKVDKISGKTVTSAVTNGSSGKRAKLTLYNGKDNKIETLSYSTTTKNIYLVYTAKSTGSTGSGTIEDTAPQLSHQKYIKKKDGNNYDLTLNVSSKKGTTSSKKKFDIVLIMDTSTSMSNNNKWRNSKTAVNKLIDTLSSQTTVDVNYRLVTFGTTAQIQTNWTTGETVKSTLSNYSIKEDQGTNYEDGLVKTKEALSSGTRADAEKIIVFLTDGQPTFYKSGTSYAGPGSSTSYRVYQHALDAAAKLKCDRIIPVGIGLKSVEKYSYDSYSDQQKVPDSATVLLQNVANKVNATTKDTVFNSDSSGSNLSTKFSEIAADIQKFPCKNVTIKDTLSEYVETTANTKLQLRMVKKTTANDHDTYENQGKQEIPLTDEDLISTNGKAVSINEKNLGTVKYDSAKKQVTWSLGENYELKDDIYYYITITDVKPTTSAEEKYKTDKAYTNTGDSNTDASADGNYGTMGNANDSSSGKKGFPSNDNTNHNSSVTYTNTKTNEPQTEDYQKPVIQVDVELIEGDLQTSKTAKVDNWDDRTYNITLNASSNYTKITSKEPEPVKIVFVLDTSGSMHFRSSLVPYKTCTTDALDKEETYYYVLSTDAATMYRVKYSDGNWYYIDDSKEGLGEKLTDNKERLYYTTNDANDRFYYLKQAATNFTTQLAQSSPNSEIALVTFNKTATEQFDFKNVGKDSAYITETINAMETSGGTHQNEGLDRAYKILNNDQNTSNLKRYVVLLTDGCPNGVTYDQITTSINKIKSTNTKLITVGVGLDETNTGLKAAKDYLQANADDNMAYNANDASHLNTIFTQILGQTTNSNTPLSVENATITDYIDPRFELTEETKKELNKDSNVTIAGDETSGYYITWKNQTINYSTDGKPTWTKTFQVKAKDTFIGDNNVTTNGAQSGITYKVTTKADYTTKLFPQPTVNVKSQLKVDNNTATIFKADSIPTDKDVLGKLFGGGDVTSYENGTLSETDFKNLIDNKRLTLEWFTKSDLTTSITPDEMEKITPDDTTSYYLKVTYKTNEPTSESKANTTKDSITYISGGGTHSTVAVNKNDDTKNYGIYKINVIKGEIKLTKQLATSSTEDRQFTFTLKKYDTDYPVLWDATLKAYRPGTADEITNGTATSTITVTVSANKSSGEIAIKNLPRGNYKLSENDQTDYAIENVVIGDTTNCWSNNKNITGDTVTFTMGNNTNNTNVIVKDDQNHTWKQDSTDGAGQLGVVTYTNENVISNWGIQKTSSTNSNLKLKGARFELKSANNTYIGVSNQNGFVNWYTSYTDENTNTPLMEKMQVGTYTLKEIYAPVGYAKSTETWTVVIKKNGSLKSITSSAGTTIKTNSQTAGTTTITLYQFENTPLYDLPSAGGNGIYLYMIGGILLMFAAAWILYKNKCREVLER; via the coding sequence ATGAAAAGTAATACAAAGAAACGTTTAATAGCATTCATGCTTTGCATGGTATTAGTGCTTAGCAGTGCAACATCAGCTTTTGCTGATGAGCCACAGAACACAGACAGCCAGAGTCAGACCGAAGCAGTAGCAGAACCGGCGGCAGATGAGGCTACAGGAGATGAGGCAGCGGTGAACTCCTCAGAGCAACAGCAACAAGAGGAGCAGCAACCGGAACAACAACAACAAGAGGAGCAGCAACCGGAACAACAGCAGCCTGAGACAGAAGCTCCTACAGTTGAGGCACCGGCTGAACAGCCGGCAGCAGAAGAGGCACAGCCGATTCAGCAGCTTACTTATGAAGATGATAATGTAAAGATAACAGTCGATGCTGTTGAATCCGGTAATATTCCGGAAGGTGCAACACTTTCTGTTACTCCTGTCATCAAACAAGAAATCACTGATTCCATGAGTGATGAAGAAAAAGCAAAAGCTGAAGAACTGAATGATCAGTATGATCACACAGAGAAAAAGCTGAATGAAAAAGCTGAAAACGAAACTTACGATATCGCAGGTTTCCTTGCTTACGATATTACTTTCGTAGATGCAGATGGAAACAAGATGGAGCCGAATGGAAATGTGAAAATTTCCATGGATTATAAAAAGACAGAAATCCCAGAAGAAGCAAAGAAAGCCCTTGAAGAAAAGAACGATGAACAGAACCTTGATGTAACTGTTATGCATCTGGAAGAAGACGAACAGGGTGAGGTTAAAGAAGTTGTTGATATGGTTGCAGATGAGACAAAAGAAGCAACAGTAGAAACAACTGAAACTAAAGAAGTTGAAAAAGCAGCATTTGTTACAAATAGTTTTTCAACCTTTACAATTACATGGAAAAAAGACTCCGCCACTTACTTTAAGCTGACTCTTCATCATGTTGATGAAAAAGGTAACGAACTTCCAACAACTCTATCATCTGATGCAACACTTAATTATAACTCTGACATATCTTTTTCTGATTATGTTGAAATAATTGATAATTATGATTATAAATATGCAAAGGTAGATAAAATATCCGGAAAGACTGTTACGTCTGCTGTTACAAATGGTAGTTCTGGTAAGCGCGCTAAATTAACTTTATATAACGGAAAAGATAATAAGATTGAAACTCTATCTTATTCTACTACCACCAAAAATATTTATCTAGTTTATACCGCAAAATCTACTGGTAGTACTGGCAGTGGAACAATTGAGGATACAGCACCACAGCTTTCCCATCAGAAATATATCAAAAAGAAAGATGGAAATAATTATGATTTAACGTTGAATGTTTCTAGTAAAAAAGGAACAACTAGTTCTAAAAAGAAATTTGACATTGTACTAATAATGGATACTTCTACTTCCATGAGTAATAACAATAAATGGAGAAATAGTAAAACTGCTGTTAATAAACTAATAGATACTCTTTCCAGTCAAACAACCGTAGATGTCAATTACCGTTTAGTTACTTTTGGAACTACTGCACAAATACAAACTAACTGGACAACCGGAGAAACCGTAAAATCAACTTTATCTAATTATTCTATTAAAGAAGACCAAGGTACAAACTATGAAGATGGTTTAGTAAAAACAAAAGAAGCTTTATCAAGTGGTACTCGGGCTGATGCCGAAAAAATTATAGTATTTTTAACTGATGGGCAACCTACTTTTTATAAATCTGGCACAAGTTATGCTGGCCCTGGTAGCAGTACTAGTTATAGAGTATATCAACATGCACTTGACGCAGCTGCAAAACTTAAATGTGACAGAATAATTCCTGTAGGAATCGGGTTAAAATCGGTAGAAAAATATTCCTACGACAGTTACTCGGATCAGCAAAAGGTTCCTGATTCAGCTACTGTTCTTTTACAAAATGTTGCGAATAAAGTAAATGCAACTACCAAAGACACCGTATTTAATTCAGATTCTTCTGGTTCAAACTTGTCCACGAAATTTAGCGAAATAGCAGCAGACATTCAGAAGTTTCCTTGTAAAAATGTTACTATTAAGGATACTTTAAGTGAATATGTTGAAACGACTGCTAATACTAAATTACAACTCCGAATGGTTAAAAAGACAACTGCGAACGATCACGATACTTACGAAAATCAAGGAAAGCAAGAAATTCCATTAACCGATGAAGACCTTATCAGTACAAATGGAAAAGCTGTATCAATAAATGAAAAGAACCTTGGAACCGTAAAATATGATTCAGCTAAAAAGCAGGTAACTTGGAGCTTGGGTGAGAATTATGAACTTAAAGACGATATTTATTACTACATCACAATAACTGACGTAAAACCTACTACATCAGCCGAAGAAAAATATAAAACTGATAAAGCCTATACTAATACAGGAGATTCCAATACGGATGCTTCAGCTGATGGTAATTATGGAACGATGGGAAATGCAAATGATTCTTCTTCTGGTAAAAAAGGTTTCCCTTCCAATGATAATACAAACCATAATTCATCAGTAACTTATACTAATACAAAAACTAATGAACCTCAAACAGAAGATTATCAGAAACCAGTTATTCAAGTTGATGTAGAATTAATAGAAGGTGATCTTCAGACAAGTAAAACAGCAAAAGTTGATAATTGGGATGATAGAACTTATAACATTACATTAAATGCATCTTCTAATTATACAAAAATAACATCCAAAGAACCAGAACCTGTAAAAATTGTATTTGTACTTGATACATCTGGATCTATGCATTTTAGAAGTTCTTTAGTTCCTTACAAGACATGCACTACAGATGCTCTTGATAAAGAAGAAACTTATTATTATGTTCTTTCAACAGATGCTGCGACAATGTATAGAGTTAAATACTCTGATGGAAATTGGTATTATATTGATGATAGTAAAGAAGGGCTAGGTGAAAAATTAACTGATAACAAAGAGCGCTTGTATTATACAACAAATGATGCAAATGACAGATTCTACTATTTAAAACAAGCAGCTACTAATTTTACTACTCAATTGGCACAAAGTTCACCGAATAGTGAGATTGCATTGGTAACATTCAATAAGACTGCAACAGAACAGTTCGATTTTAAAAATGTAGGTAAAGACTCTGCATATATAACCGAAACAATCAATGCCATGGAAACATCTGGTGGAACACATCAAAATGAAGGTCTTGATAGAGCGTATAAGATTCTGAACAATGATCAAAATACATCTAATTTAAAACGATACGTTGTATTATTGACAGATGGATGTCCAAATGGTGTAACCTATGATCAGATTACTACTTCAATAAATAAAATTAAATCTACAAATACGAAATTAATTACAGTTGGAGTAGGATTAGATGAAACAAATACGGGACTTAAAGCCGCAAAGGATTACCTGCAAGCAAACGCAGATGACAATATGGCTTATAACGCTAATGATGCATCTCACCTTAATACAATCTTTACTCAGATTCTTGGACAGACAACAAATAGTAATACTCCACTTAGTGTAGAAAATGCTACTATTACAGATTATATTGATCCAAGATTTGAATTAACCGAAGAAACTAAAAAAGAACTGAACAAAGATTCAAATGTAACAATTGCTGGTGATGAAACGTCTGGTTATTATATCACTTGGAAAAATCAGACGATTAACTATTCTACTGATGGAAAACCAACTTGGACTAAAACATTCCAGGTAAAAGCAAAAGATACATTTATCGGTGATAACAACGTAACTACAAATGGCGCACAATCTGGTATAACTTATAAAGTAACCACAAAAGCAGATTACACGACTAAGTTATTCCCACAACCAACTGTCAACGTAAAATCACAATTAAAAGTTGATAACAATACCGCAACCATCTTCAAAGCAGATTCCATTCCTACTGATAAAGATGTTCTCGGAAAACTTTTTGGTGGTGGAGATGTTACCTCATATGAGAATGGTACTTTAAGTGAAACAGATTTTAAGAACCTTATAGATAATAAGAGACTTACATTAGAATGGTTTACAAAGTCAGATTTAACTACTTCAATTACTCCAGATGAGATGGAAAAGATCACACCTGATGATACAACATCTTATTATTTAAAAGTTACTTATAAGACCAATGAGCCTACATCTGAAAGTAAAGCAAATACAACAAAAGATAGTATAACATACATTTCTGGTGGCGGCACTCATAGTACTGTAGCTGTAAATAAAAATGATGATACTAAAAATTATGGTATTTACAAAATTAACGTTATCAAAGGTGAAATTAAGCTTACTAAACAATTAGCAACATCAAGTACAGAAGATAGGCAATTTACTTTCACTTTAAAGAAATATGATACTGATTATCCAGTACTGTGGGATGCTACTTTAAAGGCTTATCGTCCAGGAACAGCTGATGAAATAACCAATGGAACAGCTACTTCAACAATTACAGTAACTGTATCTGCTAATAAGTCATCTGGTGAAATTGCAATTAAAAATTTGCCACGCGGAAACTATAAGCTTTCAGAAAATGACCAAACTGATTATGCTATAGAAAATGTTGTAATTGGCGATACTACAAACTGTTGGAGCAATAACAAAAACATAACTGGTGATACAGTAACATTTACTATGGGTAATAATACAAATAATACAAATGTTATTGTAAAGGACGATCAAAATCATACTTGGAAGCAAGATTCAACAGACGGTGCCGGACAGTTAGGTGTTGTAACTTACACAAATGAAAATGTAATTAGTAATTGGGGAATTCAGAAGACCAGTTCAACTAACAGTAACTTAAAACTTAAAGGTGCTCGTTTTGAGCTTAAATCTGCAAACAATACTTATATTGGTGTATCTAATCAAAATGGTTTTGTAAATTGGTATACATCTTATACTGATGAAAATACCAATACTCCATTAATGGAAAAGATGCAAGTTGGAACCTATACTTTAAAAGAAATATATGCTCCAGTAGGTTATGCAAAGAGTACAGAAACCTGGACTGTAGTTATTAAAAAGAATGGTTCTTTAAAGAGTATTACAAGTAGCGCAGGAACAACTATAAAAACAAATTCTCAAACAGCTGGCACAACAACAATTACTTTATATCAGTTTGAGAACACACCTTTATACGACCTCCCATCAGCCGGAGGCAATGGAATTTACCTGTATATGATTGGCGGTATCTTACTTATGTTCGCAGCCGCATGGATCTTATATAAAAACAAATGCAGGGAGGTGCTGGAAAGATAA